A single window of candidate division WOR-3 bacterium DNA harbors:
- the hypD gene encoding hydrogenase formation protein HypD: MDEGALERALLSRVNNLVIELCETRRTINLMEVCGTHTMAISGFGIRRAVDPRLRLLSGPGCPVCVTAQAEIDAAIGIAGEQGVAVVTFGDMMRVPGTRTSLEHEKAIGADVRVVYSPLDAMRLAEAEPDRQFVFLGVGFETTAPTVAATVIAAQESKVSNFYVLSMFKTIPRALEAIASSDRVNVDGFILPGHVSTIIGTRPYEFLRDKYHLPSCVVGFEALDVLQGIHMLLEQVKSGPRVEIQYTRSVKPEGNRTAIQVMETVFEPGDAEWRGLGTIRGSGLGFRQGFREFDARKRFRIAELRTPNAKRQTRCRCGDVMLGVIVPPECKLFAKTCSPESPVGPCMVSTEGACAAYYKYER; this comes from the coding sequence CTGGACGAGGGCGCGCTGGAGCGGGCATTGCTCAGCCGGGTGAACAACCTTGTCATCGAGCTCTGCGAGACCCGCAGGACAATCAACCTGATGGAGGTCTGCGGCACGCACACGATGGCGATCTCCGGATTCGGCATCCGGCGGGCGGTGGACCCGCGCCTGCGGCTGCTATCCGGACCGGGGTGTCCGGTCTGCGTGACCGCGCAGGCGGAGATTGACGCGGCAATCGGCATCGCCGGCGAGCAGGGCGTGGCAGTTGTCACATTCGGAGATATGATGCGGGTGCCGGGCACACGGACCTCGCTGGAGCACGAGAAGGCGATAGGAGCCGACGTCCGCGTTGTGTATTCGCCGCTCGATGCCATGCGTCTAGCCGAGGCCGAGCCGGACCGGCAGTTCGTCTTTCTCGGGGTGGGTTTTGAAACGACCGCTCCGACCGTGGCCGCGACCGTAATCGCGGCACAGGAATCGAAGGTCTCGAACTTCTACGTACTGTCTATGTTCAAGACCATTCCGCGCGCGCTAGAAGCCATTGCATCTTCTGACCGCGTGAACGTGGACGGGTTCATCCTGCCCGGTCACGTCTCGACCATCATCGGGACTCGGCCCTACGAGTTCCTACGCGACAAGTACCACCTGCCGAGTTGTGTGGTCGGGTTCGAGGCGCTGGACGTGCTGCAGGGGATTCACATGCTGCTCGAGCAGGTGAAGTCCGGTCCGAGAGTGGAGATTCAGTACACCCGGAGCGTGAAGCCGGAAGGTAACCGGACGGCGATACAGGTAATGGAAACGGTTTTCGAGCCCGGTGACGCGGAGTGGCGCGGGCTCGGCACGATACGCGGCAGTGGTCTCGGGTTCCGGCAGGGATTCCGCGAGTTCGATGCCCGGAAGCGGTTCAGAATCGCCGAACTCCGAACGCCAAACGCCAAACGCCAGACGCGCTGCCGGTGCGGCGACGTGATGCTCGGAGTCATCGTGCCGCCGGAGTGCAAGCTTTTTGCCAAGACGTGCTCGCCGGAGTCGCCGGTCGGGCCGTGCATGGTGTCGACCGAGGGGGCTTGTGCTGCGTACTACAAATATGAGAGATAG